A DNA window from Arachis hypogaea cultivar Tifrunner chromosome 18, arahy.Tifrunner.gnm2.J5K5, whole genome shotgun sequence contains the following coding sequences:
- the LOC112771596 gene encoding small ribosomal subunit protein uS2-like: MATSAATTAAVSRQLSQKEQDIQMMLAAEVHLGTKNCDFQMERYVFKRRNDGIYIINLGKTWEKLQLAARIIVAIENPQDIIVQSARPYGQRAVLKFAQYTGANAIAGRHTPGTFTNQMQTSYNEPRLLILTDPRTDHQPIKEGALGNIPTIAFCDTDSPMRYVDVGIPANNKGKHSIGCLFWLLARMVLQMRGTIRPGLKWDVMVDLFFYREPEEAKQQEEEELPAAPEYAIQDFGAAGIAGFPAADGEWGAVTAEQSWTEPVPQQPIAAAPANWAPDAAAGDWEPVPAPQASVPTPGGVAPTGWE, translated from the exons ATGGCCACTTCCGCCGCAACAACCGCCGCAGTGTCGCGCCAGCTCTCGCAGAAGGAGCAAGACATCCAAATGATGCTCGCAGCCGAGGTTCATCTCGGAACCAAAAACTGCGACTTCCAGATGGAACGCTACGTTTTCAAGCGCCGCAATGATG GTATTTACATAATTAACCTTGGCAAGACATGGGAGAAGCTCCAACTTGCTGCTAGGATTATTGTTGCCATCGAGAACCCGCAGGATATCATTGTTCAGTCTGCTAGGCCATATGGTCAGAGGGCAGTCTTGAAATTTGCCCAATACACGGGTGCGAATGCAATTGCTGGAAGGCACACTCCTGGAACATTCACTAATCAGATGCAGACATCCTATAACGAGCCTCGCCTACTCATTCTGACTGATCCAAGGACTGATCATCAG CCCATTAAGGAAGGTGCTCTTGGAAATATTCCAACCATTGCCTTCTGCGACACTGATTCTCCGATGCGCTATGTTGATGTTGGCATTCCTGCCAATAACAAGGGGAAGCACAGTATTGGTTGTCTGTTTTGGTTATTAGCAAGGATGGTTCTGCAGATGAGGGGTACTATTCGTCCAGGGCTTAAGTGGGATGTGATG GTGGATTTATTCTTCTATAGAGAACCTGAAGAGGCCAAGcaacaagaggaagaggaatTACCAGCTGCCCCAGAATATGCCATTCAAGATTTTGGTGCTGCTGGCATTGCCGGCTTCCCTGCAGCTGATGGGGAATGGGGGGCTGTTACAGCTGAACAATCCTGGACTGAACCAGTTCCTCAACAACCCATTGCAGCTGCTCCTGCTAACTGGGCCCCAGACGCTG CTGCAGGTGATTGGGAGCCAGTTCCAGCTCCACAGGCTTCCGTTCCTACACCCGGAGGTGTTGCCCCCACTGGCTGGGAATAA